From the Candidatus Zixiibacteriota bacterium genome, the window AATCAGGCTTTCAGTATTGAAAAGGAAGTTGACCACCTTAAGTGGATGGCGAGTCTTTCGGATCTGTTCGTGAATGACGAAGTCACCGAAGTTACCGTCCAGACAGACGACCACAAGTGCGGCCTTGGCAAATGGATGTATTCGGATGAAGTACGGGCCATGAAGGCCAATGATCCGGAATTAGCCGCGATTCTGGACCAGATGGCTGAGCCGCATCACCGATTACACGCCTCGGCGATCAAAATCGGTGAAGAGTATGTCGACTTCGATATAGAGTTGAAGTCGCTACTGGGTGAACGTTGGATAGATCACCTCAACTGGGTCAAGCATGTGGCCAACTCTAATCTGACCGAAACCACGTTCAACGGCGGGCTGGACCCACACAAGTGTGCGTTCGGCCATTGGTATTATTCTTACCAGGCTGACGATCCGGAGTTTGGAGAGCTGCTGAAACAGTGGGAGGAGCCACACAAGCACCTGCATGAATCGGCTCAGAAGATGGTCCTGATGCAGAAAGCCGGCGATTGGAACGAAGCTCAGAAGATATATCATGAAGAGACCCTGCCCATCCTGACAAAACTTGAGAAGATTTACCATCAGACCTATTCCTGGATTAACGAGACGGAGGAGAAGCAGGCAATTGCGAAGGCTACTTTCGACAACGAAACCAAAGCCGCCGTGACTGAAACGCAGAAGCATCTGGTCGCTCTTAAAGAACATTTCGCTAACCAGTCTGAGACAGCCACGGCCGAGACCAACACAACGATCAATTCATCGATTAGTATCATGTTGATTCTGTCCCTGATCGCCGTCGTCATCGGTCTTGTTGCAGCCTGGATTATCACCCGGGGTATCACCAAACCTGTAGACAAGGTTGTAGGGCTGACCCAGCAAATGAATGAGGAGTTTGATCAGTTTGTCGGTGTCGTCGATTCCATTGCAAATAATGACCTGACGCAGGAAATCTCTCAATCTGAGATAGAGAGCCTTAACATAGATTCGAAGGATGAGATCGGTGTGCTGGTTGGAGCCATCGAGGATACTCTCGGGGCCAAGGATAAGATCGGTGCTTCGCTCGCGAAGATGACAGACAATCTCACCACGATGGTGCGCCAGATGGGTGACAACTCGACTCAACTCGTCTCAGCTGCTACAGAAGTAGCCTCCTCGTCAGAGCAGATGTCCCGCGGTGCC encodes:
- a CDS encoding CZB domain-containing protein translates to MFKNLKIGMKLSMGFGVVLALLAVVSIYNYTSFNSIDGQTTIAQQSCANQAFSIEKEVDHLKWMASLSDLFVNDEVTEVTVQTDDHKCGLGKWMYSDEVRAMKANDPELAAILDQMAEPHHRLHASAIKIGEEYVDFDIELKSLLGERWIDHLNWVKHVANSNLTETTFNGGLDPHKCAFGHWYYSYQADDPEFGELLKQWEEPHKHLHESAQKMVLMQKAGDWNEAQKIYHEETLPILTKLEKIYHQTYSWINETEEKQAIAKATFDNETKAAVTETQKHLVALKEHFANQSETATAETNTTINSSISIMLILSLIAVVIGLVAAWIITRGITKPVDKVVGLTQQMNEEFDQFVGVVDSIANNDLTQEISQSEIESLNIDSKDEIGVLVGAIEDTLGAKDKIGASLAKMTDNLTTMVRQMGDNSTQLVSAATEVASSSEQMSRGAKDQTDQVTQVSTAVEEMTATIVESARNAGDATEGAKAASDNATNGGQIVNETIQGMQRIADVVRESAESIAKLATSADQIGEIISVIDDIADQTNLLALNAAIEAARAGEQGRGFAVVADEVRKLAERTGKATGEITGMIKGIQQGTEEAVGSMETGVQEVDQGRELADKAGNSLTEIVNMSQSVMDQIQQMATASEEQSSAAEQISKNIENVASIARESATGAEQSATAAEELNRQAEGMQQMVARFKVEQEA